A region of Shewanella psychromarinicola DNA encodes the following proteins:
- a CDS encoding 2-hydroxychromene-2-carboxylate isomerase, protein MTTAIDYYFTSLSPYTYLGHNTFISLANKYHLGINYKPIKLSKLFAVLGVLPVKQRPQARQDYRLIELARWAKKRQLPLSLHPVFFPADPSLADKCTIVLQQAGQEVSEFVGNVLAACWAADQNIADEAVIRQILTSVNIDADSVLQQALLADIDAIYEANTLDAIEKGLLGVPAYVYEKEQFWGQDRLDLLDDKLSE, encoded by the coding sequence ATGACAACAGCAATAGATTATTACTTTACTAGCCTCTCTCCTTATACTTATTTAGGCCACAACACCTTTATCTCGTTGGCAAATAAGTACCACTTAGGGATAAACTATAAGCCCATTAAACTGTCAAAATTATTTGCGGTATTAGGTGTGCTGCCTGTAAAACAGCGCCCACAAGCTCGACAAGACTATCGCTTAATAGAGCTAGCTCGCTGGGCAAAAAAGCGCCAATTACCGCTTAGTCTACATCCGGTTTTTTTCCCTGCAGACCCTAGTTTGGCAGATAAGTGCACGATTGTATTACAGCAAGCTGGGCAAGAGGTCAGCGAGTTTGTCGGCAATGTGCTGGCAGCATGTTGGGCTGCAGATCAAAACATTGCTGATGAGGCAGTTATTAGACAAATATTAACCTCGGTTAATATCGATGCAGACAGTGTTTTACAGCAAGCGCTATTAGCCGATATCGATGCAATATACGAAGCCAACACCTTAGACGCTATCGAGAAAGGTTTGTTGGGTGTGCCAGCTTATGTGTATGAAAAAGAGCAATTTTGGGGACAAGATAGATTAGATTTACTTGATGATAAGCTGAGTGAGTAA
- a CDS encoding DUF3185 family protein, whose translation MNNKIIGIVLVIAGIFLAMWGYNIYDSAGSQFSRALSGDAPIEAWAGMVGGIICVLIGITKLK comes from the coding sequence ATGAATAATAAAATTATTGGGATCGTGCTTGTTATTGCGGGTATTTTTTTAGCTATGTGGGGCTACAATATTTATGATTCAGCGGGCTCTCAATTTAGCCGAGCGTTAAGTGGTGATGCGCCTATTGAAGCTTGGGCAGGAATGGTGGGGGGTATCATTTGCGTGTTAATTGGTATCACAAAATTAAAGTAA
- a CDS encoding DUF1499 domain-containing protein — protein sequence MYKQISIITLSMMLLMGCSGTVPTLGLNDGQLMPCPDSPNCVNSQQAADEEHFIAPIDFIGTQQQAKVRLLHILKASERTNIVVVEENYIRVEFTSQVLQFVDDVEFYFPSTISDKISIHVRSASRIGHSDFGVNRERIEQIRNKFNAYEQQ from the coding sequence ATGTACAAACAGATTTCAATTATTACACTCAGCATGATGCTGTTAATGGGTTGCTCTGGCACTGTACCTACATTGGGCTTAAATGATGGCCAATTAATGCCATGCCCTGACTCGCCAAACTGTGTCAATAGTCAACAAGCAGCAGATGAAGAACATTTTATAGCACCGATCGATTTCATCGGAACGCAGCAACAAGCGAAAGTGCGCCTTTTACACATATTAAAGGCCTCGGAGCGAACAAATATCGTCGTGGTTGAGGAAAATTATATTCGAGTTGAGTTTACCTCTCAGGTATTGCAGTTTGTTGACGATGTTGAGTTTTATTTCCCATCTACAATATCCGATAAAATATCCATACATGTCAGATCAGCTTCACGTATCGGACACTCTGACTTTGGTGTTAATCGGGAGCGAATAGAACAAATTAGAAATAAATTTAACGCATATGAACAACAATAA